A part of Propioniciclava coleopterorum genomic DNA contains:
- a CDS encoding Eco57I restriction-modification methylase domain-containing protein: MADLLSVAESERVAALGGLDARTQGELGQFFTPAVAAQLIASIPRLPEGGTLRVLDPGAGSGVLAAALVSRALPERSELSIEIIAVERDPLVLPSLRATLTACEQAGGGRVHARAVEADFILDSVGLDSSLNFEGQFDLVIENPPYGKLAVSSAHRAAMRAAGVDAPNLYAAFLSLSVAALREGGQVVAITPRSFFNGPYFGAFRAHLLDSIALDRVHVFDSRSTVFADTGVLQENVIFAGTRGAAPGVVELSVSRDHTDDVSTRAVAYDEVVFPNDPNRFIRLATDAEDTAVAEVVLSQPCSLADLGVQVSTGRVVVFRSRHALRAVAQSGAAPLIYPGNLRDGGVIWPREIRKPQWFQPTDDKDRAMLLPEGWYAIVKRFSAKEERRRIVASVWSPLENPGKVAFENHLNVCHIGGHGLDEDLANGIALWLNSSVIDKFFRTFSGHTQVNATDLRSLRFPTAAILRDLGRNSAASQLEVDSLVRELIAA; encoded by the coding sequence ATGGCAGACCTGTTGAGTGTCGCCGAGAGCGAGCGTGTCGCCGCCCTCGGTGGGCTTGATGCGCGCACGCAGGGCGAGCTCGGGCAGTTCTTCACGCCCGCAGTGGCCGCGCAGTTGATTGCCTCAATTCCGCGCCTGCCCGAAGGTGGGACGTTGCGTGTGCTCGACCCCGGCGCAGGCTCAGGTGTACTTGCAGCAGCGCTCGTCAGCCGTGCCCTCCCAGAACGGTCAGAGCTGTCGATTGAGATCATTGCGGTCGAGCGCGACCCTCTCGTCCTGCCAAGCCTCAGGGCAACGCTTACGGCATGTGAGCAAGCGGGTGGTGGCCGAGTCCACGCCAGGGCAGTTGAGGCGGACTTCATCCTCGACTCCGTCGGCTTGGATTCTTCGCTAAACTTTGAGGGCCAGTTCGATCTCGTGATTGAGAACCCTCCGTACGGGAAGCTTGCGGTATCGAGTGCACATCGGGCGGCCATGCGTGCTGCCGGGGTCGATGCACCGAACCTGTACGCGGCGTTTCTCTCGCTGTCCGTGGCGGCGCTTCGGGAAGGTGGCCAGGTGGTGGCGATCACTCCCCGCTCGTTCTTCAACGGCCCGTACTTCGGCGCGTTTCGTGCCCATTTGCTCGACTCGATCGCTCTCGATCGAGTGCACGTTTTCGATTCCCGCTCCACGGTGTTCGCCGACACTGGCGTCCTTCAAGAGAACGTGATCTTCGCTGGAACGCGCGGGGCGGCTCCGGGTGTTGTTGAGCTTTCCGTCAGCCGTGACCACACTGATGATGTCTCAACCCGTGCCGTCGCGTATGACGAGGTCGTGTTCCCCAACGATCCGAACCGATTCATCCGCCTTGCGACCGACGCTGAAGACACGGCTGTCGCCGAGGTTGTGCTTTCTCAGCCTTGCTCCCTGGCTGATCTCGGTGTGCAGGTCTCAACCGGTCGCGTGGTCGTTTTCCGGTCGCGCCATGCGCTCAGGGCTGTGGCGCAGTCCGGCGCTGCGCCGCTGATCTATCCAGGCAACCTTCGAGACGGCGGCGTGATCTGGCCACGAGAAATCCGCAAGCCGCAGTGGTTCCAGCCGACTGACGACAAGGATCGCGCGATGCTCCTGCCGGAGGGCTGGTACGCGATCGTCAAGCGGTTCAGCGCGAAAGAAGAACGCCGACGAATCGTCGCTTCAGTCTGGTCGCCACTGGAAAACCCCGGCAAGGTGGCGTTCGAGAACCACCTCAACGTCTGCCATATCGGCGGTCACGGCTTGGACGAGGACCTTGCCAATGGAATCGCCCTCTGGCTCAACTCGTCGGTCATCGACAAGTTCTTCCGCACCTTCTCTGGCCATACCCAGGTCAACGCCACTGACCTTCGAAGCCTCCGGTTCCCTACAGCGGCCATTCTGCGCGACCTGGGACGTAACTCCGCCGCGTCCCAGCTGGAGGTTGACTCCCTAGTCAGGGAGCTGATCGCCGCATGA
- a CDS encoding zinc ribbon domain-containing protein: MIRCKGAPAPGRARAADRALNVRSGAIATEAAQPADDAARPACAPPQGLLHCGTCGSRMLLDFATNPRGTTYAYFICSGRAAKKTTCTRRSVPVQAAERLVADSYRDITISETDYRHLAAEVDAAFEEQSAGRDREFANFTANRGRLEAESDKLLAAHFDDAIDLPTLKRHQDRIRTGLAVNPPGVSGGSEPWEGKVWSHAREHIEEVSA, encoded by the coding sequence GTGATCCGCTGTAAAGGAGCCCCTGCACCCGGGCGCGCACGAGCCGCTGATCGAGCCCTCAATGTTCGATCAGGTGCAATCGCTACTGAAGCCGCGCAACCCGCGGATGACGCGGCACGTCCAGCATGCGCACCACCTCAAGGGCTGCTGCACTGCGGAACATGCGGGTCGCGGATGCTACTCGACTTCGCCACCAACCCGCGCGGCACCACCTACGCCTACTTCATCTGCTCCGGCCGCGCAGCCAAGAAGACCACCTGCACCAGACGCTCCGTGCCTGTCCAGGCCGCCGAGCGGCTGGTCGCGGACTCATACCGCGACATCACGATCAGCGAGACCGACTACCGGCACCTCGCCGCCGAAGTCGATGCCGCGTTCGAAGAGCAGAGCGCCGGACGGGACCGAGAGTTCGCCAACTTCACCGCCAACCGAGGGCGCCTCGAAGCAGAGAGTGACAAGCTCCTCGCCGCGCACTTCGACGATGCCATCGACCTGCCCACGCTGAAGCGACACCAAGACCGCATCCGCACGGGCCTCGCCGTGAATCCCCCCGGCGTGTCCGGGGGCTCCGAACCTTGGGAAGGGAAGGTTTGGAGTCATGCCAGGGAACACATCGAAGAGGTATCCGCTTGA